The Novipirellula galeiformis genome contains a region encoding:
- a CDS encoding DUF1580 domain-containing protein: MMLAYRKANDVKQGGGTVVNSPQQVRSDESTNLLPLVDAVREATSMRPALSTVLRWSQKPNQHGVRLQTWKVGGRRLTSVEAVRAYIDATTQAADTGQLPTATNRQRNDAHQKAMAELERQGI; encoded by the coding sequence ATGATGCTCGCGTACCGAAAGGCAAACGACGTAAAGCAAGGGGGGGGAACCGTGGTTAATTCACCCCAGCAAGTCCGCTCCGATGAGTCGACTAATCTACTGCCACTCGTTGATGCTGTTCGTGAAGCAACTAGCATGAGACCCGCACTGTCAACGGTCCTGCGATGGTCCCAGAAACCGAACCAGCACGGTGTTCGGCTGCAAACGTGGAAGGTGGGAGGACGCCGACTAACGAGTGTCGAGGCAGTTCGTGCCTACATTGATGCGACGACTCAAGCAGCTGATACCGGCCAACTGCCAACAGCAACCAATCGCCAGCGTAATGACGCTCATCAAAAGGCGATGGCGGAATTGGAAAGGCAGGGTATCTGA
- a CDS encoding class I SAM-dependent DNA methyltransferase, whose product MNIEQLEEIIRELTDGFDAENFIYDLLLAYELPKASITRLRKGTSNLGKGDCDLLWKNRVCYAHHDSADLHGLVDQLKSNSRVKSAKPRFVVVTDGETLLASDTKTDDSLETPLSDLAKHFDFFLPWAGMEKSQLRSESVADIRAAEKMGRLYDLILESNPPKTDTERHSLNIFLARLLFCFFAEDTRIFAEDQFTKAIDSHTAPDGSDLQQYLTRLFKVLAVEDRRDLPKYLADFPYVNGGLFCDEHPVPKFDVQSRKIILDCGSLNWRDINPDIFGSMIQAVVHSSERGNLGIHYTSVLNIMKVIEPLFLESLRAELDKAGSNRKKLESLLERLYRIRVFDPACGSGNFLIIAYKELSKLEIEIFQRIYGDQQSFQFESKIQLTQFYGIEIDGFAAETAKLSLWLAEHQMNLAFESVFGSARPTLPLHDGGHVAHENATRIDWEEVCPSDSENEVYILGNPPYLGGKSQSAEQKSDMDLVFENAKNCGQLDYIASWFMKAARYVSENANARSAFVTTSSICQGSQVPQLWPLVFRLGVQIHFAHKPFKWSNNAKGNAQITCSIIGLANQPDAVVIYDDHGKRNVRFINAYLAPGVDVIVAPTAKSLSALPTMITGNNPYDGKNLLLTSPERESLLAKHPEMEKWIRPTFGSSNFLSGIDRWCIWLEDEDVEAAMKIPEIAKRIDKTRQFRASGGEVARGLVSRSHQFRYTHTAKSNSIIVPAVSSEKREYIPIGFLDNRAIILHSAMAIYDPPPWVFGVVSSRLHVTWVRTVAGRLKTDLRYASALCYNTFPFPDLAESQKQEIESCVFGVIDSREEHPEKTLSDLYAPSKMPGSLREMHQRLDETVERCYRSKPFKDDDERIEVLLQRYSELIIRGSKADA is encoded by the coding sequence ATGAATATTGAGCAACTTGAAGAAATCATTCGTGAACTGACTGACGGATTTGACGCTGAAAATTTCATCTACGACTTGTTGCTCGCCTACGAACTGCCCAAAGCCTCGATTACTCGCTTGCGAAAGGGAACATCGAACCTAGGAAAAGGCGACTGCGATTTGCTCTGGAAGAATCGTGTTTGCTATGCCCATCACGATTCTGCGGACTTGCATGGATTGGTGGATCAACTGAAATCAAATTCTCGTGTGAAGTCTGCGAAGCCACGATTTGTGGTTGTGACGGATGGCGAGACGCTGCTCGCGTCCGACACGAAGACTGATGATTCACTTGAGACTCCGCTAAGTGACCTCGCCAAACACTTTGATTTCTTCTTGCCCTGGGCTGGCATGGAGAAATCGCAACTGCGGAGCGAGAGCGTTGCGGACATTCGAGCGGCCGAGAAGATGGGCCGGCTTTACGATCTGATACTCGAATCCAATCCGCCCAAGACTGATACAGAACGGCATTCACTGAATATCTTTCTTGCACGTTTGCTATTCTGCTTCTTCGCTGAAGACACTCGCATATTCGCGGAAGATCAATTCACGAAAGCGATAGATTCACACACCGCACCCGATGGAAGCGATCTGCAGCAGTACCTTACACGACTCTTTAAAGTGCTGGCAGTTGAAGACCGCAGAGACCTGCCGAAGTACTTGGCTGATTTCCCTTACGTTAATGGAGGGTTGTTCTGCGACGAGCACCCGGTACCAAAGTTCGATGTGCAGTCACGTAAGATCATTCTGGATTGCGGCAGTTTGAATTGGCGAGACATAAATCCAGATATCTTCGGATCGATGATTCAAGCCGTCGTGCACAGCAGCGAACGCGGGAATCTCGGAATCCACTACACGTCGGTTCTAAATATCATGAAAGTGATCGAGCCGTTGTTCTTGGAATCGCTTCGGGCCGAACTCGACAAGGCGGGATCGAACCGCAAGAAACTCGAATCTTTACTTGAAAGGCTTTACCGAATTCGCGTTTTCGATCCGGCTTGCGGCAGCGGTAACTTTCTCATCATCGCGTATAAAGAGCTTTCTAAACTCGAAATCGAGATCTTTCAGAGAATTTACGGCGATCAGCAGTCGTTTCAATTCGAGAGCAAAATTCAACTGACTCAGTTCTACGGCATCGAGATTGACGGCTTCGCGGCTGAGACAGCGAAGCTTTCACTCTGGCTGGCCGAACACCAAATGAATCTGGCGTTTGAATCTGTCTTTGGAAGTGCGAGGCCGACGCTACCGCTTCACGATGGAGGCCATGTCGCGCACGAAAATGCAACACGTATCGATTGGGAAGAGGTGTGCCCATCTGACAGCGAAAATGAAGTCTACATATTGGGGAACCCTCCATACCTTGGGGGCAAGTCACAGTCGGCTGAACAAAAGTCAGACATGGATTTGGTGTTTGAGAATGCCAAAAACTGTGGGCAGCTTGATTACATTGCTTCTTGGTTCATGAAAGCAGCAAGGTATGTGTCCGAGAACGCTAACGCTCGAAGCGCCTTCGTGACGACAAGCTCGATATGCCAGGGGTCGCAGGTTCCGCAACTTTGGCCATTAGTCTTTCGCCTGGGTGTGCAAATCCATTTCGCACACAAGCCTTTCAAATGGTCCAACAACGCAAAGGGCAATGCTCAGATCACGTGCTCGATCATCGGGCTTGCGAATCAACCAGACGCAGTGGTGATCTACGATGACCATGGAAAACGAAACGTACGGTTTATCAACGCATATCTGGCTCCTGGAGTGGATGTAATTGTCGCTCCTACAGCGAAGTCACTTAGTGCCTTGCCAACGATGATAACTGGCAACAACCCTTACGACGGAAAGAATTTGTTGCTGACATCTCCCGAACGTGAAAGTTTGCTTGCCAAGCATCCGGAAATGGAGAAATGGATCAGACCGACCTTTGGATCGTCAAATTTTTTGAGTGGAATTGACCGTTGGTGTATCTGGCTTGAGGACGAAGACGTCGAGGCGGCGATGAAGATTCCGGAAATTGCTAAACGCATCGACAAGACGCGACAGTTTCGCGCTTCTGGAGGTGAAGTCGCTCGGGGGCTCGTAAGCCGTTCGCATCAGTTCCGATATACGCATACAGCAAAGTCCAACTCGATCATTGTTCCGGCTGTATCCTCTGAAAAGCGAGAATACATTCCAATTGGATTTCTCGATAACCGAGCAATTATCCTGCATTCCGCTATGGCCATATACGATCCACCGCCTTGGGTATTCGGGGTTGTCTCTTCTCGACTTCACGTGACCTGGGTTCGAACGGTTGCCGGACGCTTGAAGACAGACCTGCGATACGCTTCTGCTCTTTGCTACAACACTTTCCCATTTCCTGACCTCGCAGAATCACAAAAACAGGAAATTGAATCGTGTGTCTTTGGCGTTATTGATTCGCGTGAAGAACACCCCGAGAAAACACTCTCCGATTTGTATGCGCCCTCAAAAATGCCAGGGTCTCTTCGAGAAATGCACCAGCGGTTGGATGAGACCGTCGAACGTTGCTATCGAAGCAAGCCGTTCAAAGATGACGATGAGAGGATTGAAGTGTTGCTGCAACGATATAGTGAACTAATTATACGTGGGTCCAAAGCTGATGCCTAA
- a CDS encoding HEPN domain-containing protein, with translation MESKNIIENHHDGNWHILLAGMPSISSPMTLAPGITLQPIADKLSIFDLAAAGSVGFGSWTVLEPIAAFCNCEIESAKDSDLTPGYDTLNRAWLASSLMVLRGFSRHFPVACSAYSWNEIAGHQKRTSSIFQKQIIEDGPEEAVNNSKRALPRFHGNLLDYHLHLVVDRGSRVASFAEEDAQWIRDRFESFNRLASESESFRFALESCIDWRYAKDPRSAVARLWSGIEAVLGISSELVYRISLLSASLLTPRGEDRKQKFHEVKKLYGLRSKAVHGEKLTDEKLGQAVDHSFLLLVDLLLLSIERGHALSGDDFDEAVFG, from the coding sequence ATGGAATCGAAAAACATCATCGAGAATCATCACGACGGCAATTGGCACATCCTGCTTGCAGGAATGCCATCGATTTCCTCGCCTATGACACTCGCTCCTGGGATCACTCTGCAGCCGATTGCTGATAAACTTTCCATTTTTGACTTAGCCGCTGCGGGATCAGTTGGCTTTGGCAGTTGGACGGTCTTAGAACCCATTGCTGCATTCTGTAACTGCGAAATTGAGTCAGCAAAGGACTCTGACCTTACTCCCGGCTACGACACACTAAATCGTGCGTGGTTGGCATCATCACTTATGGTTCTACGAGGATTCAGTCGTCATTTTCCTGTTGCATGCTCTGCATACTCTTGGAATGAGATCGCTGGACATCAAAAGCGAACCTCTTCCATTTTCCAAAAACAGATAATTGAAGACGGACCTGAAGAGGCGGTAAATAACTCGAAGCGAGCATTGCCGAGATTTCACGGAAACCTTCTCGACTATCACCTTCATTTGGTCGTGGATCGGGGTTCGAGAGTTGCCAGTTTCGCTGAGGAAGATGCCCAGTGGATTCGTGACCGTTTCGAAAGCTTTAATAGACTCGCGAGCGAAAGCGAGTCATTCCGATTTGCTCTCGAATCATGCATTGACTGGCGTTACGCGAAAGATCCACGTTCTGCAGTTGCTCGATTGTGGAGCGGGATAGAAGCTGTTTTGGGAATAAGCTCTGAACTGGTTTATCGAATTTCATTGCTGTCTGCTTCATTGCTTACTCCACGTGGTGAAGATCGCAAGCAAAAGTTTCATGAAGTGAAGAAGCTTTACGGACTACGTAGCAAGGCAGTGCACGGGGAAAAGCTGACGGATGAAAAACTTGGACAAGCGGTGGACCACTCTTTTCTATTGTTGGTCGATCTTTTACTCCTATCAATTGAACGTGGACATGCACTTTCAGGAGATGATTTCGATGAGGCTGTTTTCGGGTAA
- a CDS encoding helix-turn-helix domain-containing protein produces MQAKHDEVLTIDELATYLKVSKSTLYKLVQEGKVPGQKVGKHWRFKRDVIDRWLDTSDETETKHPAGKKPR; encoded by the coding sequence ATGCAAGCCAAACACGACGAAGTGCTAACGATCGACGAACTGGCGACCTACTTAAAAGTCTCCAAATCGACGCTCTACAAGCTCGTTCAAGAAGGAAAGGTCCCTGGCCAGAAGGTCGGCAAGCACTGGCGATTCAAACGAGACGTCATTGATCGCTGGCTGGACACGAGCGACGAGACCGAGACGAAACATCCCGCAGGTAAGAAGCCGCGATGA